In Nostoc piscinale CENA21, the genomic stretch GCTGCCCAACTCACACCTGATGCTGTGCGGGGGACTGGCCGCAATAGTGCGATCGCCCGTGTACTTAGAACTGACAATAGCCTAGCAGCCAAAGATGGCCCTGCAACTCACCAATTAGTCATTCGTCCTGGGATTGTAGCTGACTGCGGCACAATTATCGGTCGTGTGTTTGAAGATAAAAACTTTGACGGCGAACAGCAAAATGGTGAACCAGGAATTCCAAATGCCGTAATTTTCCTAGAAAACGGTAATCGCATCACCACAGATCCCAATGGTTTGTTTTCTGTCGCCAATGTTTTGCCAGGAAGCCATACAGGAGTACTCGACTTCAGCAGTATTCCTGGCTACACCCTAGCCCCCAACCGCAAATTCCGCGAACGTAATACCCAATCTCGCTGGGTGCGTCTAGAACCTGGCGGCTTAGTCAGAATGAACTTTGCTGTCACCCCCAGCAGGAGTAAATAAAGTATGAAACCTCAACTGCATGATGTAACTAGCTTTAATCTCAGGCTGATGGGTGCTGTAGCAGGTGCAATCAGCGTTGTTTTGTATCCGGCTGTCGTTAAAGCCCAAACATACACACCAGAAACAGAAAATAGTGTCCAGAATCAGTTTCCCTCTGCTTCTACCTTAGCCGCAGTAGATCATCAGACTTCTGTAGACACATCCAGAGAAGTTGATGAAATCTCTCAGCCAAATCCTTTGCCACAAGATAATCAGATTGATACCTCCTTGCCAGATATTAACGAACTGACTGCGGTTGAGCCTACTTTAGTAACAATCGGCATACAACCATTTCAACCTGCATCTGATATTCAAATCCCTAAAAACTTACGTAAAATTGCAGCATCTGTAGACAATCAAAACGCACCCATCAAAATTCTCAACCCATCTACTGATAGTGTGGTGGATATTCCTGCGGCTAACGTAAGTGTGCAATTTTCTAGTGGTAGTCAGATAGAATTGCGCGTCAACGGCGTACTGGTAGATTCTTCATTAGTTGGACGCACAGAAACTGATAATCAGACCAATTTAGTCACACAGACATGGTATGGTGTCTCACTCCAAGCCGGAGAAAATATCATCTCTGCACAAGAGGTTGGAAAACCAGAATCATCTGTAAAAGTAGGGGTAGTAGTGCGGAGTGTGCCAAAAAAGCTCACAATAGAAACAGTAGAAGCCCGTATCCCTGCTGATGGACGTTCCACTGCAACTATCCGTGGTGAATTAATTGATGAAAATGGCAATCGCTCTAACCATGATGCTGTTGTGACTGTAATACCAACTGCGGGAGAGTTAGTCGGGAAGGATTTCAAACCTGATGAACCAGGATTTCAGGTAGAAGCGAAAGCTGGAGAGTTTACCGCCACATTGCGTTCTGATTTAAAAGCTCAAACCGTCCGTATTCGTGCCACAACCAATGATTTAGAAGCCTTTACCCAACTGCAATTTGAAACAGCCTTGCGTCCAAGTTTATTAACTGGTGTTATCGATGTCCGTTTGGGTGCAAGAGGTACAGATTATTACAGTAGTTTTCGAGATTTTATCCGTCCTGACAAAGATACCAGCACTCAATTAGATTTTCACTCAGCGATATTTGCCACAGGTACAATAGGCGAATGGTTGTTTACAGGTGCATATAATAGTTCCCGCACTCTTAACGAAGATTGTAACTGCGACAATCGCCTATTTAGAACTTACCAATTTAGCGAACAAAACTATCCCGTTTATGGTGATAGTTCCAAAACCGATGTTGTTGCACCCTCGATTGATAGTGTATTTTTGCGGTTTGAACGCACCTCAAAAATTCCTAATGCGACTCCTGATTATTTTATGTGGGGTGATTATGACACAGAAGAGTTTGCTCGGACATCCCAACAATTTACCTCTATTACTCGTCAATTACATGGCTTTAAAACTAATTACAATTTTGGAAATTTTCAATTTACAGGTTTATATGGCAATCATCTAGAAGGCTTTCAACGAGACACCATTGCACCTGATGGTACGAGTGGTTATTACTTCCTCTCTAGAAGGTTAGTCATCGCTGGTAGTGAAAATGTCTTTCTGGAATTAGAAGAACTAAACCGTCCTGGTACTGTATTGGAGCGTAAACAACTCAGTCGTGGCCCAGACTACGAAATTGATTATGATCGCGGTACATTAATTTTTCGTGAACCGATTCTTCGTACAGATATAGATAGTAATGGACAAGTCTTAGTCCGACGCATTGTAGTGAGCTATCAATATGAAAGCCAAGACTCTGACAGTAATATCTATGCAGGTCGATTACAGTATCATTTCTCGCGCACATTGAATCAAGAAAGTTGGTTAGGTGCAACTTTTGTCCAAGAAAATCAAGGAGTTCGGGACTTTCAACTTTATGGTGCAGATGCACTTATTTCTTTAGGTAGTAATGGCAGGCTAATTGCTGAATATGCTCATTCCAGCAATGATTCGGAAGTGATTGGGAAAGTCAGTGGTGCGGCTTACCGTTTAGAAGCAGAGGGACAAATTAGCAATACTATTCAAGGACGTGCTTATTACCGATTTGCTGATACAGGTTTTGCCAATAATGCCACCATCAGCTTTGTACCTGGACAAACTCGCTATGGTGGACAAGTCACAGCGAGACTGTCACAAACAACCAATTTTCGGGCGCAATACGACCATGAAGATAACTTTGGAATTGCACCCCAACCGCTAGATACTTTTGAAGAACTATTTGCACCACGTTCAGAAGCTACACCAGGAAGTAAAGTTGATAACTCCTTGACAACAATTTCCGCCGGAATTCAACAACGCTTAGGTAAGGCTACAGTTGATGTTGATTGGATTCATCGCCATCGAGAAGATCGGATTCCGGTAAATGCTTTAACGAGTGATTCCCAGCAATTGCGATCGCGTCTGACTTTTCCCATCGTTAAAAACCTGACTTTCGCTGCCCAAAATGAACTCACTCTCTCTTCCAGTGCAGATACTGTTTACCCAGACCGTACCATCTTGGGTTTGAATTGGGCAGCAATGCCTGGTGTAAATGTCAGTCTTGCCCAACAGTTTTACAGTAGTGGTCAACAAAGTGGCAATGCCATCACCAGTTTAAGTATCAATGGCGAACATAAACTCGGCACAGATACAACTTTGACAGCTCGTTACTCAATTTTAGGAGGTGCTAACCAACTCACAACTCAAGGTGCTATTGGCCTAAATAACCGTTGGGCGATCTCTCCTGGGTTGCGGTTGAATCTGGCTTATGAACATGTATTTGGCAACTTCTTCAACCGCACCGGTGCCGGACAACAATACGCCCAACCTTTCACAGTTGGTCAAGCCGCTTCATCTATTGGATTTGAGAGTGGTGATAGTTACAGTGTTGGTTTAGAATACAGTGATAACCCTGAGTTTCAAGCCAGTGCGCGTTATGAACATCGCACTTCTGCTAGTGGTTCTAATACAGTAATTTCGGCAGCAGCTACAGGCAAAATTTCGCCAGCACTGACAGCTTTAGCACGTTATCAACAGGCAAACTCAGCTAATCAAAAACTCACAGGCTTAGGTGATACGGTAAACCTCAAACTAGGTTTAGCTTACCGTGACCCCAGCAATGATAAATTTAATGCTTTGCTACGGTATGAATACCGAGAAAATCCAGCCGTGATTCCTGACACGATTTTGTTAGGTAGTGGTACAGGCTCTCAAGACCATACTTTTGCTCTAGAAACCATCTATGCACCCAATTGGCAATGGGAATTTTACGGTAAATATGCTTTGCGGAACAGTACATCTTACCTAGCCAACGATTTAGTCGGGACTAGTAGCGTGAATTTGGGGCAATTGAGAGCTACTTACCGTATGGGATACAAGATGGATTTAGTAGGAGAAGCGCGTTGGATAGGCCAAGGTAATTATAGTGAAACAGGCTTTGTTGTCGAAACTGGTTATTATTTATCACCTAACCTGCGTTTAGCGGCTGGATATGCTTTTGGCAGAGTTGATGACCGAGATTTTTCCGGTGTGCGTTCTGCTGGTGGCCCTTATTTGGGTTTAACTTTGAAACTCAACGAGTTATTTGAAGGTTTTGGACAGCAGAAAATCCCCCCACCACAGCGTTAAAAACTTGACATTGTTAATTATCCAGACAACAAAAGTTTTGCAGATTTACATAAATATGATCAGACATAATTCTCAGTGTAAATACTGCTTACAATCTAGTCGTTTAGTAAGTCACAATGAAGCGGCTAATAATTCGGATTTTATGACTGTTGTGTAAGCGATCGCTCCCATTTTTTGGGAATTTTAATACTAGTCAAGTAATGCTATTGACAATTGGTCAAATAAACTCAATTTTTTAGGCAAAAACTCCTAGTAATTTTAATTAGAGATACATTAAAACCTATGTAATCATCCCCAATCATATACACGACATCATTATTATTGACCGACTCAACCAAATCAATGAAAATACCTCATCCAAAAATGTAGAGATGCAGAATTTCGCGTTTCTACGCTACCAAATTATATAAAAAACCTATGAAAAGCAAAATAAAAAATATATTACCCAACAGCAACTCACGACAATTAATTACTAGCCTTGCATTTTGTTTATGTATTTTGGGACAGGGAATACAATCAAGCCAAGCGGAAGGTAGCAAAGAGTTAATAGCTAATGGTGGATACAGACCTTATCTAGTATGGTCTTCTACTATAACATTAGCAGGAATTCCTTTTAAAACTACACTAAAAGTGTATGTTGAACAAGGAGAAATTGTATATCTTGGCTCTAGTGTTCACAATAACACCCAGGATATCGTCTACCGCAGCCCTTTCAACGGTCAGAATGGCTCTTGTGATGTTCTTAATACTGGTTATGGTTTGATTGATACCCTTGACAAAGAAAGTAAAGGGCCTGAGCCTTTAACTCCTGGTGGCTATACACCTTGTCAATTCACTGCGACAGAAACAGGAATTTATGAAGTAGAGTTTCGTTCCCAGACTGCTAATAGTACGTCCAATCCTACGCCTGTGACTACAACCGCAGAATTTTCTGGAATTAACCAGAGAGCAACTGTCGCCGCTTGGGATATTACAGTTAGTCGTAATGGCGTGCCTCAAAAAGGGCGAGTATTTAGCAACTATGTTGCCCTGAATATGGGGGAAAATGCTGGTATAAATGGTGCGCCTTCTGATGTAAGACTTAATTCTCAGCTATTTATTCAAACAAAAGATGGATATCGCTATCGAACAGAAATGAATGGCCTTGATCCATTTGGCTTTATATTTTTTGCTAATAGCCGGGGATATATTGATAGTACTAATAATTCAACACTCTATCACTCCATAACTTCTCCATCTGATAATACTCTTAACTTTGACGGTAACGTCAAAGTTCAACGTCCCGATGTAGCCGACACCGCGACGGACATCACCCATTTAGTTTTCTTTAATCGCCCTGCAACAGAAACACTGGTTGCTGTGGGAATTCCTTTAACGGCAACACCACCAGTTATACCTCAAAATTTTCTGTTTACTGGTGGGACTGGTGGTAGTGGTAATCAAACTTTTGTGGGTGTGGGAGGTAATTTTAGTTTTAATGCGACTTCTGGTGGTAGTTATCAAATTATTATTGACACCAACACAGATGGCATTTTCGATCCTAGTGTAGACCGAGTACTACAAAATGTGATGCTTCCTGGCCAAAATGTTGTGCCTTGGAATGGGAAGGATGCTAACGGGGTAAACCTACAACCCCGACCAGGAAATCAGCCATATAATGCCCAAATCACTACTAGAGGAGGTGAATATCATTTCCCCTTACTAGATGCAGAGAATAACTCTTTAGGATTTAAGATCACTATGGAAAATCCCCCAGGGGCGTTTCCTAACTTTCAAGATCAGAATGGGCAAAATATTGGGACTTCCACTGTTTATTACAACGATAGTAATTATACTACTGCCAATGGAACACCTATCAGTTTAGATGGCACAGGAGCTACTAGCCCTCGGAATGCTTCTAGAGGTATCAGTAGCACTGGAGGCGAACATGAATTTAATAGCAGGTATGGCGACTACAAAGGGATTGACACTTGGACTTTCTTCCCTAGCCAAGCAGTATTCAGCACTCTGGTAATCACCACAGATAAGCAAGCTAATGTCAGAGGTACTAAATCTGTTCGCTTTCTTACGGACAATGATAATAGCAATACGCTGACTGTGGGCGATAGGATTCAATACACCATCACCTATTCAAACTTAAGCCCAGGGACTAGCGACGCTATTAATTTTGTTATTAATGATACGTTGCCAAGTCAGCTAACTTTTGTGAGTGCTGCAATTACTAGTGCTACTTCGGGAAATAACATTACACGCAATTCAAATTACAACGGATCTGGTGCGTTGACTAATTCAGGTACTTTGCGTGTAGGTGATACAATCACGATTACAATTACTGCCACAATTAATAGTGCTAATAATGGTAATCCTATCAGTAACCAAGCAAGTGCTACCTTTAGTACGCCAGATAATCCTTCTGTGACTGCTGGTACTGTGGTGACAGATGCAGATTCTGCTGGTTCTAATACTAATTCGCCCAGTGTTGGTGGTTACGTTATCCAGATTGCTAATGATGGGGTAAATACAGGGAACAATCCTAGTAATACGGGAGATGATGAGCCTACGTTATTTACTGTGGGAAATATTCTTAAATACACAGTTTCACCATTAGCTGGTAAAGTCATTATCAACGAAGTGCTGTACAACGAAACAACTAATAATCTAGACGAGTTTATCGAACTTTATAATGCTTCCTCCTCAACTGTTGATTTAAGTGGTTTCAAGTTAGCGGACGGTAATCTCATAGCTAATAACATTGAAAGCTCATCAAATAGAATTAATTACACATTTCCCAATGGTACAATTCTACGGTCAGGAGAGTACGCTGTTATTTGGATAGGTTCTAATAACGCTAACACCCAAGCTACAGGAGCAGCTGTTCAACTTTGGATGGGTCTGTCTTCAAACAGACTGACTAACGCTGGTGATGATGTCTGGTTATACGATAGCCAAAATCAGATTATTGATTACATTGCTTATGGTACAGGCAATGCTATTAACACACCTCCGCCAAGTTCTCTCAATCTTTGGGACAGTACTGACCAAGCGTCCCTAGCTGGGGCTATTGATGGTGAGTCGATTAGTTTAACTCGAAATGGTAATGATACCAACACCAGTGCTTGTTGGGAAAGAACGACTAGCACCAACGCCAGTAGTAGATGTCCCAGCTATTTACCAACGAGAGATACGGATAATGTGGGTACTAGAGTCACTAGCGTAGGTGTTAATAATAATGGTAGTCCCAAGATAGTGTTAGTAAAACGCATTACCCGCATTAATAATAACGATTTAAACGATAGTGTCGATGGTGCGGGTACTGATGATAATGATTCTAAATGGCCGAGTGGTTACTTGCGTGGCAAGATAAGTGCTACTGATGTCAAGCCAGGAGATGAGGTGGAGTACACTATTTATTTCCTCTCTAATGGTAGTAGTAGTGCTACTAATGTGAAGTTCTGTGATTTAGTTCCAACTAATACTACTTTTATTGAAAATGCTTTTAATGGTCTAACACCTAACAATGGTTTAGGAGGAAATCAGGGTATTGCATTTGCTGTTGGTACTACTAATGCTTATTTAACTAATGCAGCAGATTCAGACCGAGGAGTTTTTTTATGATTCGTCTACAGCTGTAAGTTGCGGTAATAATACAAATGGGGCTGTAGTAGTGAATATTACAGACTCTAGTTTGACTAGTTTATCGCCAGCTACAGCACAAGGTGTACCAAATAATTCTTATGGTTTTGTTCGTTTCCGTGTCAAAATCAAGTAATGAAAGTTTGCCACAATTTAGCATAAGTGTTGAACGATCGCTATACCCATAGACTCTATTGTGGTATTAGTTACCTCTAGTGGCTAATACATAAAGTTGCACAGGGTATGGCAGAACCAATTAAGATTCTTTTACAAACAACAATTCCCACCACTGAAAACGACTGGAGTATTTTTCGATTCTCAATGCTCCAGGAGTATTTAGCATCTATTCAAGATGAAGCGGGTAATTATTTATTTACAGTTGTAGCACGCGATCGCATTTCCGATGCAGAAGGCAATGATCCCATTTTAGGTAGTATTGACCAATCTGATTTTGATGAACTTTGGTTATTTGCTTTAGATGTTGGTGATGGTTTAACAGCAAAAGATATTGCGGGAATTAACGCTTTTCGCCGACGTGGTGGCGGAACTTTAACCACCCGCGACCATCAAGATATGGGCTGTTCTATGTGCGATTTAATTGATATTGGTGATATCCATTATTTCAACAGCAAAAACCCAGACCCTGATCAATCTCGTTGGTGTCGAGATGATCCATATACAACTTATATTTCTTGGCCTAATTATCATTCTGGGGCGAATGGTGACTATCAACAAATAACTGTTATTGAACCAATTCACGAACTATTACAAAATCCCAATTCACCATCAGGCAAGATTGAATTTTTTCCTGCACATCCCCACGAAGGCGGTATTGGTATACCTCCCAGTCATCCCAAGGCGCAGGTAATTGCTTTAGGAAAAAGTTTAGTTACTGGTCGTGATTTTAATTTAATTGTGGCGGTTGACCATTACCAAGATACACAAGGTAATAACTTAGGGCGTACTGTTGCTACTTCCAGTTTTCATCATTTTGTGGATTATAACTGGGATATTACTAAAGGCTGTCCTAGTTTTGTTGATGAACTGCCTGGAGACGGGATGAAAAACGAGCCACTGGCTTTAGAAGATATTAAAACTTATGTTCGTAATCTGGCTTTGTGGCTGGCAAATTAAATAGCAAAGATGAAAGATGAAATTTTATATTTCATCTTTCATACTTCTAATTACGCATCATTTAAAGCCGCAATACCGGGCAGAGTTTTGCCTTCGAGTAACTCTAAGCTTGCGCCGCCACCGGTGGAGATATGGCTCATTTGGTCAGCCAAACCTACTTTTTCCACAGCCGCAACAGAGTCACCACCACCGATAATGGTAGTTGTACCTGTTTTGCTGATATCTGCAAGAGTACGTGCGATCGCTTCTGTACCGACAGCAAATTTATCAAACTCAAACACACCCATAGGCCCGTTCCAAATCACAGTTTTGCAATCAGCCAAAGCTTCTTGGAAGACTTTTACAGAGTCAGGGCCAATATCCAAGCCCATACCATCAGCAGGGATATTCTCAATGCTGACAGTGGTTGCATTGGCATCAGGGGCAAATTTATCCGCCGAGACAATATCTGTAGGTAGCAAGAAGGTAACACCTTTTTCCTTGGCTTTTGCTTCCAAAGATTTCGCTAGTTCCAGCTTGTCTTCTTCCACTAAAGACTTACCAACATTCAAACCACGGGCTTTGTAGAAGGTGAAAATCATCCCACCGCCAATGATTAGCTTGTCGCACTTCTCTAGGAGAGTTTCGATAACGCCGATTTTGCTAGAAACCTTGGAACCACCAACAATTGCAGCCAAA encodes the following:
- a CDS encoding phosphoglycerate kinase gives rise to the protein MSKKTLASLSAADISGKRAFVRVDFNVPVDDQGNITDDTRIRAALPTIKDLTQKGAKVILASHFGRPKGVDEKLRLTPVAKRLSELLGQEVVKTDDCIGDEVAAKVAALANGQVLLLENVRFYKEEEKNEPEFAKKLASNADFYVNDAFGTAHRAHASTEGVTHYLSPSVAGYLIEKELQYLQSAIENPQRPLAAIVGGSKVSSKIGVIETLLEKCDKLIIGGGMIFTFYKARGLNVGKSLVEEDKLELAKSLEAKAKEKGVTFLLPTDIVSADKFAPDANATTVSIENIPADGMGLDIGPDSVKVFQEALADCKTVIWNGPMGVFEFDKFAVGTEAIARTLADISKTGTTTIIGGGDSVAAVEKVGLADQMSHISTGGGASLELLEGKTLPGIAALNDA
- a CDS encoding lamin tail domain-containing protein — translated: MKSKIKNILPNSNSRQLITSLAFCLCILGQGIQSSQAEGSKELIANGGYRPYLVWSSTITLAGIPFKTTLKVYVEQGEIVYLGSSVHNNTQDIVYRSPFNGQNGSCDVLNTGYGLIDTLDKESKGPEPLTPGGYTPCQFTATETGIYEVEFRSQTANSTSNPTPVTTTAEFSGINQRATVAAWDITVSRNGVPQKGRVFSNYVALNMGENAGINGAPSDVRLNSQLFIQTKDGYRYRTEMNGLDPFGFIFFANSRGYIDSTNNSTLYHSITSPSDNTLNFDGNVKVQRPDVADTATDITHLVFFNRPATETLVAVGIPLTATPPVIPQNFLFTGGTGGSGNQTFVGVGGNFSFNATSGGSYQIIIDTNTDGIFDPSVDRVLQNVMLPGQNVVPWNGKDANGVNLQPRPGNQPYNAQITTRGGEYHFPLLDAENNSLGFKITMENPPGAFPNFQDQNGQNIGTSTVYYNDSNYTTANGTPISLDGTGATSPRNASRGISSTGGEHEFNSRYGDYKGIDTWTFFPSQAVFSTLVITTDKQANVRGTKSVRFLTDNDNSNTLTVGDRIQYTITYSNLSPGTSDAINFVINDTLPSQLTFVSAAITSATSGNNITRNSNYNGSGALTNSGTLRVGDTITITITATINSANNGNPISNQASATFSTPDNPSVTAGTVVTDADSAGSNTNSPSVGGYVIQIANDGVNTGNNPSNTGDDEPTLFTVGNILKYTVSPLAGKVIINEVLYNETTNNLDEFIELYNASSSTVDLSGFKLADGNLIANNIESSSNRINYTFPNGTILRSGEYAVIWIGSNNANTQATGAAVQLWMGLSSNRLTNAGDDVWLYDSQNQIIDYIAYGTGNAINTPPPSSLNLWDSTDQASLAGAIDGESISLTRNGNDTNTSACWERTTSTNASSRCPSYLPTRDTDNVGTRVTSVGVNNNGSPKIVLVKRITRINNNDLNDSVDGAGTDDNDSKWPSGYLRGKISATDVKPGDEVEYTIYFLSNGSSSATNVKFCDLVPTNTTFIENAFNGLTPNNGLGGNQGIAFAVGTTNAYLTNAADSDRGVFL